One genomic region from Candidatus Binataceae bacterium encodes:
- a CDS encoding aspartyl/asparaginyl beta-hydroxylase domain-containing protein, whose amino-acid sequence MRNALTPGLPGSVSDATRSQTKGSAFHPGKVIRLLWPVVWLNAFFNRYTGGSSRPAFFDIDRTFPALNLITEQCAVIREELEAILATKSSIPNYHEIDFIQFSISAKVDKHRNWKIFLLDAMGERPAANRALCPKTCELLERIPDLFQAFFSILDPGKSIPSHTGPYSGYLRYHLGLKVPQKDPPSMRVKDQWYVWQEGGAILFDDTYDHEVLNKSAEERVVLVVDVLRPMPPLAHSINRLVRVVSRYVYAKGVIKVSPVVSRIFKYLVPNEDRKRESCPLGGKNRSTQ is encoded by the coding sequence ATGAGAAATGCTTTGACACCAGGATTACCTGGATCTGTTTCCGATGCGACAAGATCGCAAACCAAAGGCAGCGCGTTCCACCCCGGCAAGGTCATTAGACTGCTCTGGCCTGTTGTATGGCTTAACGCTTTTTTCAACCGTTATACCGGTGGCTCGAGCCGACCCGCTTTCTTTGACATAGACCGTACATTCCCTGCTCTGAATCTGATCACTGAGCAGTGTGCGGTAATCAGGGAAGAATTGGAAGCGATACTAGCTACGAAGAGTTCGATACCGAACTACCATGAGATTGACTTCATTCAATTTTCTATTTCAGCAAAGGTCGACAAGCACAGGAACTGGAAGATTTTCTTGCTCGATGCAATGGGAGAGCGTCCAGCGGCGAACCGGGCCCTTTGCCCAAAAACCTGTGAACTGCTGGAGAGAATCCCCGATCTGTTTCAAGCCTTCTTTTCGATATTGGATCCTGGGAAATCTATCCCGTCTCACACTGGGCCCTACAGTGGCTACCTGCGCTATCACTTAGGGTTAAAGGTCCCGCAGAAGGATCCTCCGTCGATGCGCGTCAAGGACCAATGGTACGTTTGGCAGGAAGGTGGGGCCATATTGTTCGACGATACCTACGATCATGAGGTTCTCAACAAATCGGCCGAAGAACGGGTCGTTCTGGTCGTTGATGTACTGAGGCCAATGCCACCGTTGGCCCATTCGATAAATCGCCTGGTCCGAGTGGTTTCAAGGTATGTGTACGCAAAAGGGGTGATCAAAGTGTCCCCTGTCGTTTCGCGAATCTTCAAATATCTGGTGCCGAATGAGGATCGCAAGCGCGAATCGTGTCCGCTTGGTGGAAAAAATCGATCCACTCAGTAG
- a CDS encoding amidohydrolase family protein, giving the protein MARVEGKINKLKYPGAIDADGHILESVKCWEEYCEAKYRANAVRMKQDKDGLEYLEINGVPSRVSRGGNFGAVAQMGQVTREKGEFDPRIKYGERLPLGAADAKERVERLDLEGLDAAIIYPSLELTWETECDDVDYAQAMCRAYNRWVTDWCTDSGGRLIPVAHLSLGDPKAAANELERAVKDGHKGGWVVQFTMNRKPHAHTDNDVLFAKAQELDVPLGIHVSLEPQWCWPGRYDKEYVRKQHWFLNVTASDAIRHALASFMQYGTFDRFPKLKIVILEVGAGWIQYWLDRMDAVYDSVIGRDVPLKERPSFYFKRNVWVSADPDEKSLPAMVDLCGSDRFFWATDFPHPDHTGNYIEELEKFGARIADPQRRRDVLGDNVRRVYGLSV; this is encoded by the coding sequence ATGGCACGCGTCGAAGGGAAAATTAACAAGCTCAAATATCCTGGCGCCATAGACGCCGACGGTCACATCCTGGAATCGGTCAAATGCTGGGAGGAGTACTGCGAGGCTAAGTACCGGGCTAATGCGGTCCGCATGAAGCAAGACAAGGATGGACTTGAGTATCTCGAAATCAACGGCGTGCCTTCGCGCGTCAGCCGGGGCGGCAACTTCGGCGCGGTTGCGCAGATGGGTCAGGTGACGCGTGAAAAAGGTGAATTCGATCCGCGGATAAAATATGGCGAGCGGCTTCCGCTTGGCGCCGCCGACGCCAAGGAGCGTGTCGAACGACTGGATCTTGAGGGCCTCGACGCCGCCATCATTTACCCGAGCCTCGAGCTGACGTGGGAAACCGAGTGCGACGACGTGGATTATGCGCAGGCGATGTGCCGGGCGTACAACCGCTGGGTTACGGATTGGTGTACTGACAGCGGCGGACGTCTCATTCCGGTGGCCCACTTGTCATTGGGTGATCCAAAGGCGGCCGCCAACGAACTCGAACGCGCCGTCAAGGACGGCCACAAGGGCGGCTGGGTTGTGCAGTTCACGATGAATCGCAAGCCCCACGCACATACCGACAACGACGTGCTTTTCGCCAAGGCGCAGGAACTTGACGTTCCGCTCGGCATCCACGTCTCGCTCGAGCCGCAATGGTGCTGGCCGGGCCGTTACGATAAAGAGTATGTGCGCAAGCAGCATTGGTTCCTCAACGTCACCGCGTCCGACGCGATCCGCCACGCACTCGCGAGCTTCATGCAATATGGCACCTTCGACAGGTTCCCGAAGCTCAAGATCGTGATTCTTGAAGTCGGTGCCGGCTGGATTCAATACTGGCTCGACCGGATGGACGCGGTCTACGACAGCGTCATTGGACGCGACGTCCCGCTGAAGGAAAGGCCAAGCTTCTATTTCAAGCGCAACGTCTGGGTATCCGCCGATCCGGACGAAAAGTCACTGCCCGCGATGGTCGATCTGTGCGGCAGCGATCGCTTTTTCTGGGCGACCGACTTCCCGCATCCGGACCATACCGGCAACTATATCGAGGAGTTGGAGAAATTCGGCGCCAGGATCGCCGATCCACAGCGCCGGCGTGACGTCTTGGGCGACAACGTCCGCCGCGTCTACGGTCTGTCTGTCTGA
- a CDS encoding site-specific integrase, with protein sequence MWWFKFRFEGQVIRESANTNSKTLARDAERARRRELETAVNRIHKRERMPLFSVAAREWVKTKATLAPKSVERFEHHITTLCCEFGGRLVCDLGPQDIAALQRKRTAEGKAGRTVNYEIGVLRQILKSRGLWGSLSDRVKSLRERHDAGRSIRREDEVKLMHAISACRSLAMLPVFILAIDTGLRASEVRSLRRKDLSLEWRDGVIVAGSLTVPRSKTEAGTGRMVPLTRRVCAALTLWLARFPEATQDSFVFPRHKVGLGGKDRTARIWDVQLDKPIGEWKKTWERVRRLAAVDYRWHDLRHTFITRLAENPNVSEETIRALAGHVSRRMLERYSHIRTRAKEEAIRTLEPLEIQADGAQNWAQSSEIENQTLAN encoded by the coding sequence GTGTGGTGGTTCAAGTTCCGCTTCGAGGGCCAGGTGATCCGTGAGTCGGCCAACACCAACTCAAAAACGCTTGCCCGAGACGCTGAGCGAGCGCGTAGACGCGAGCTTGAGACGGCGGTTAACCGGATTCACAAGCGCGAACGAATGCCGCTATTCTCGGTTGCGGCGCGCGAGTGGGTCAAGACGAAGGCGACGCTCGCTCCTAAGAGCGTTGAGCGCTTCGAGCATCACATCACTACGCTCTGCTGCGAATTTGGTGGACGGCTTGTCTGCGACCTCGGGCCTCAAGATATCGCCGCACTTCAACGCAAGCGCACAGCGGAAGGCAAGGCAGGGCGCACGGTGAACTACGAGATTGGAGTGCTGCGCCAAATTCTCAAGTCGCGCGGACTTTGGGGCTCGCTCTCTGACCGCGTGAAATCGCTTCGTGAGCGTCATGACGCTGGCCGCTCGATACGGCGAGAAGACGAAGTTAAACTCATGCATGCGATCTCTGCCTGCCGCTCGCTCGCTATGTTGCCTGTGTTTATCCTGGCAATTGACACCGGTCTGCGTGCCTCTGAAGTCCGCTCTCTCCGTCGCAAAGACTTGTCACTCGAATGGCGCGACGGTGTGATCGTTGCAGGATCGCTGACCGTCCCAAGGTCTAAGACCGAAGCTGGGACTGGCCGCATGGTCCCACTCACGCGGCGCGTCTGTGCCGCTCTTACGCTTTGGCTTGCGCGCTTCCCGGAAGCGACGCAGGACAGTTTTGTATTCCCGCGCCATAAGGTCGGCCTAGGCGGGAAGGATCGAACTGCTCGGATTTGGGACGTGCAACTCGACAAGCCGATTGGAGAGTGGAAGAAAACCTGGGAGCGAGTGCGTCGGCTCGCCGCTGTCGATTACCGATGGCATGATCTCAGACACACATTCATCACGCGGTTAGCCGAGAATCCCAATGTCAGTGAAGAAACAATTCGAGCGCTCGCAGGGCACGTGAGTCGGAGGATGCTGGAGCGGTATAGCCATATACGGACTCGCGCAAAGGAAGAAGCAATTAGAACGCTTGAACCCCTCGAAATTCAGGCTGATGGGGCACAAAATTGGGCACAGTCATCGGAAATCGAGAATCAAACCCTTGCTAACTAG
- a CDS encoding zinc ribbon domain-containing protein — protein MRCSSCNFENAAGKKFCVRCGSALTPRCPKCGSDNPLDASFCGDCGAAFVGTVSPDASRASAAGQTAQGIRVTPEQADPSLALEGERKTVTALFADIKGSTELERDLDPEEARAIVDPI, from the coding sequence ATGCGCTGCTCAAGCTGCAACTTCGAGAACGCCGCGGGCAAGAAGTTCTGCGTTCGGTGCGGTAGCGCGCTCACTCCCCGCTGCCCGAAGTGCGGCTCTGACAACCCGCTCGACGCCAGTTTCTGTGGCGATTGCGGCGCGGCGTTCGTCGGCACGGTTTCTCCAGACGCGTCCAGAGCTTCCGCGGCTGGTCAGACTGCACAAGGGATTCGGGTCACACCGGAACAAGCCGATCCTTCGCTCGCACTTGAAGGCGAGCGCAAGACCGTGACCGCGCTGTTCGCCGACATCAAGGGGTCGACCGAGCTGGAGCGCGATCTCGACCCCGAAGAGGCGCGCGCGATCGTCGATCCCATCTGA
- a CDS encoding HU family DNA-binding protein, with translation MTKAELIEGLANKLNLNKAEAEKAINVLLDDIVAALKQGERVNISGFGTFSVSERASRTGRNPKTGEAIQISASRSAKFRAGKQLKDSLNDAAPDGGSQPSAPSA, from the coding sequence ATGACAAAGGCCGAACTAATCGAGGGACTGGCCAACAAGCTCAACCTCAACAAGGCTGAAGCCGAGAAAGCGATCAATGTCCTGCTCGACGACATCGTCGCCGCGCTTAAGCAGGGCGAGCGGGTGAACATCTCGGGCTTCGGGACGTTTTCGGTATCGGAGCGGGCCTCTCGCACCGGGCGCAATCCGAAGACCGGCGAGGCGATCCAGATTTCGGCGAGCCGCTCGGCCAAGTTTCGCGCGGGCAAGCAGCTGAAGGACTCGCTCAACGACGCCGCTCCGGACGGCGGCTCGCAGCCGAGCGCGCCGTCGGCCTGA
- a CDS encoding transporter substrate-binding domain-containing protein, giving the protein MQSLRPIRYRTARHQPGRRCGFCCVLYRTADDHLDRRADSRRYRGTDDLPGKQVGTVAGSTSADYLRNVNAQVEEFSTSDQMFKALSDKKVDAVVFATPILLYYATNQGKGLVKTVGPEFNTAPAAIMVQLESPLRRKINLALIALRENGTYQRIYNKWFGTAP; this is encoded by the coding sequence TTGCAGAGTTTGAGGCCTATTCGGTATCGCACGGCAAGGCATCAGCCTGGCCGCCGGTGTGGTTTTTGTTGCGTTCTATACCGCACAGCTGACGACCACCTTGATCGTCGAGCGGATTCGCGGCGCTATCGAGGGACGGACGACTTGCCTGGTAAGCAGGTCGGCACGGTAGCGGGCAGCACCTCCGCCGATTATCTTCGAAATGTCAACGCACAGGTCGAAGAGTTCTCTACGTCTGACCAAATGTTTAAAGCACTAAGTGACAAGAAAGTGGATGCCGTGGTATTCGCTACGCCGATACTGCTTTACTACGCAACCAATCAGGGAAAGGGACTGGTGAAGACCGTCGGGCCTGAATTCAACACCGCGCCGGCCGCCATCATGGTGCAGCTGGAGAGCCCATTGCGCAGAAAGATCAATCTCGCGTTGATCGCACTCCGTGAGAACGGCACCTATCAGCGGATCTACAACAAGTGGTTCGGCACCGCCCCTTAG
- a CDS encoding adenylate/guanylate cyclase domain-containing protein, whose protein sequence is MMAAVHRYGGYVAQSTGDGIFALFGAPVAHEDHPQRALYAALAMQEELRRYAERLRGEGKPAVEARVGLNTGEVVVRTIETGGHTEYTPIGHVTNLAARMQTAAPSGSIAASEATRRLGEGYFEFRALGPTPIKGLDAPVEVYEVVRAGPLRAHFELAVRRGLTHFVGRARELGELRRVLELAMSGHGRAVAIVAEAGAGKSRLV, encoded by the coding sequence ATGATGGCGGCGGTGCATCGGTACGGCGGCTACGTCGCGCAATCGACCGGCGACGGCATCTTCGCGCTGTTCGGCGCACCCGTCGCGCACGAGGACCATCCGCAGCGCGCGCTTTATGCGGCGCTGGCGATGCAGGAGGAGTTGCGGCGCTATGCCGAGCGGCTGCGGGGTGAGGGCAAGCCTGCAGTCGAAGCGCGGGTGGGCCTCAATACGGGCGAGGTGGTGGTGCGGACAATCGAGACCGGCGGCCATACCGAATACACGCCGATAGGCCACGTCACGAATCTGGCCGCGCGAATGCAGACGGCGGCGCCGAGCGGATCAATCGCGGCCAGCGAAGCCACGCGCCGGCTGGGCGAGGGCTACTTCGAGTTTCGGGCGCTGGGGCCAACCCCGATTAAGGGACTCGACGCGCCGGTGGAAGTGTACGAGGTGGTGCGTGCGGGGCCGCTGCGCGCGCACTTCGAGCTCGCGGTGCGGCGCGGGCTCACGCACTTCGTCGGCCGCGCGCGCGAGCTCGGCGAGTTGAGGCGCGTGCTGGAACTGGCGATGAGCGGGCATGGGCGAGCCGTCGCCATCGTGGCCGAGGCGGGCGCCGGCAAGTCGCGACTTGTCTAA
- the lon gene encoding endopeptidase La, which translates to MLFRNDKDKKDGRDGHGDMVPLLPLRELIVFPHQVYPIFVGRQKSIKALEAAEARKQPILLVAQKDAKVSDPGPQDIYATGTLGVVVQLLRLPDGTVKALLEGKRRARIVRYAAEEDYFQVEVEPIEEIYDRTTELEALIRSVNATFDNYVRLNKKIPPEMVTSIAAVDDPAYLADKLVEHLGIKLEDKQALLECANPAERLEKILGYMRSELEILEVEKRIRSRVKKQMEKTQKEYYLNEQMRAIQKELGEKDEFKNEIQELEEKLRQKKMPAEAREKCEREIKKLKMMSPMSAEATVVRNYLDWFLALPWFEYTEDKLDITEAERVLEEDHYGLEKVKQRILEYLAVQTLVGQMKGPILCLVGPPGVGKTSLGKSIARATGRKFVRVSLGGVRDEAEIRGHRRTYIGALPGKIIQSMRKATSGNPVMLLDEVDKMSTDFRGDPSSALLEVLDPEQNCTFNDHYLDCDYDLSKVMFVTTANTLERIPRPLQDRMEIIRIPGYTETEKLNIAKRYLVRKQREANGLKEENIEFSDQAILQIVRLYTREAGVRNLEREIASICRKVAVEVVKTDRNAHVRVSASSLAKHLGPPRFRYGMAESEPQIGVATGLAWTEMGGELLGVEVTIVPGRGKLTVTGQLGEVMQESAQAAMSYVRSRAAALGLAPNFYQKIDIHIHIPEGATPKDGPSAGITLATALASALCRVPVRNDLAMTGEITLRGRVLPIGGLKEKILAAHRGGVKNVLIPKENAKDIEDIPAPILKNVTLIQVEHMDEVLRHALVLQDPEAFFKAKPGALDYTAVADSADSKEELVDDDEADDTTIPPPPTNLS; encoded by the coding sequence ATGCTTTTTCGCAACGACAAGGATAAAAAAGACGGCCGCGACGGACATGGCGACATGGTTCCGCTGCTGCCGCTGCGCGAGCTGATTGTCTTCCCGCACCAGGTCTATCCGATATTCGTCGGCCGCCAGAAGTCGATTAAGGCTCTGGAAGCCGCCGAGGCACGCAAGCAGCCGATCCTGCTGGTCGCGCAGAAGGACGCCAAGGTCTCCGACCCCGGCCCGCAGGACATCTACGCGACCGGCACGCTCGGCGTGGTGGTGCAGCTCCTGCGCCTGCCGGACGGCACGGTCAAGGCGCTGCTCGAGGGCAAGCGCCGCGCGCGGATCGTGCGCTATGCGGCCGAGGAAGATTATTTCCAGGTCGAAGTCGAGCCGATCGAAGAGATTTACGACCGCACCACCGAGCTCGAAGCGCTGATCCGTTCGGTCAACGCCACCTTCGACAACTACGTGCGGCTCAACAAGAAGATTCCGCCGGAGATGGTCACCTCGATCGCCGCAGTCGACGATCCGGCCTATCTCGCCGACAAGCTGGTCGAGCATCTGGGCATCAAGCTCGAGGACAAGCAGGCGCTGCTCGAGTGCGCCAATCCGGCCGAGCGCCTGGAGAAGATCCTCGGCTACATGCGTTCGGAACTGGAAATCCTGGAGGTCGAAAAGCGCATCCGCTCCCGGGTCAAGAAGCAGATGGAGAAGACCCAGAAGGAGTACTACCTCAACGAGCAGATGCGGGCGATTCAGAAGGAATTGGGCGAGAAAGACGAATTCAAGAACGAGATCCAGGAACTCGAGGAGAAGCTGCGGCAGAAGAAGATGCCGGCCGAGGCGCGCGAGAAGTGCGAGCGCGAGATCAAGAAGCTCAAGATGATGTCGCCGATGTCGGCCGAGGCGACCGTGGTCCGCAACTATCTCGACTGGTTCCTCGCCCTGCCCTGGTTCGAGTACACCGAGGATAAGCTCGACATCACGGAAGCCGAGCGCGTGCTCGAGGAAGACCACTACGGGCTCGAGAAGGTCAAGCAGCGCATCCTCGAATACCTCGCGGTGCAGACCCTGGTGGGCCAGATGAAGGGTCCGATCCTGTGCCTGGTCGGGCCTCCGGGTGTGGGCAAGACCTCGCTCGGCAAATCGATCGCGCGCGCGACCGGACGCAAGTTCGTGCGCGTCTCGCTGGGTGGCGTGCGCGACGAGGCGGAAATCCGCGGCCATCGCCGCACCTATATCGGCGCACTCCCCGGCAAGATCATCCAGTCGATGCGCAAGGCCACCTCGGGCAATCCGGTGATGCTGCTCGACGAGGTCGACAAGATGTCGACCGACTTTCGCGGCGATCCGTCCTCGGCCCTGCTCGAGGTGCTCGACCCCGAACAGAACTGCACCTTCAACGATCACTATCTGGATTGCGATTACGATCTGTCCAAGGTGATGTTCGTCACCACGGCCAACACGCTCGAGCGCATCCCGCGCCCGCTGCAGGACCGGATGGAGATCATCCGCATTCCGGGCTACACCGAGACCGAGAAGCTCAACATCGCCAAGCGTTACCTCGTGCGCAAGCAGCGCGAGGCCAACGGCCTCAAGGAGGAGAACATCGAGTTCTCCGACCAGGCGATCCTGCAGATCGTCCGGCTCTACACGCGCGAGGCCGGAGTGCGTAACCTCGAGCGCGAAATCGCTTCGATCTGCCGCAAGGTCGCGGTCGAAGTGGTCAAGACCGACCGCAACGCGCACGTGCGCGTCTCCGCCTCGAGCCTGGCCAAGCATCTCGGACCGCCGCGCTTTCGCTACGGGATGGCCGAGAGCGAGCCGCAGATCGGCGTCGCCACGGGGCTTGCCTGGACCGAGATGGGCGGCGAGCTGCTGGGCGTCGAGGTCACGATCGTGCCGGGCCGCGGCAAGCTGACCGTGACCGGACAGCTCGGCGAGGTGATGCAGGAGAGCGCGCAGGCGGCGATGTCGTACGTGCGCTCCCGTGCCGCGGCGCTCGGCCTCGCGCCGAACTTCTATCAGAAGATCGACATCCACATTCACATCCCCGAGGGTGCGACGCCCAAGGACGGCCCCTCGGCCGGCATCACGCTCGCCACCGCTCTCGCCTCGGCCCTCTGCCGCGTCCCGGTGCGCAACGACCTCGCGATGACCGGCGAGATAACGCTGCGCGGGCGCGTGCTGCCAATAGGCGGGCTCAAGGAGAAGATCCTCGCGGCCCATCGCGGCGGCGTGAAGAACGTGCTCATTCCCAAGGAGAACGCCAAGGACATCGAGGACATCCCGGCGCCGATCCTGAAGAACGTCACGCTTATCCAGGTCGAACACATGGACGAGGTTCTGCGCCACGCCCTGGTGCTGCAGGACCCGGAAGCGTTCTTCAAGGCCAAGCCGGGCGCGCTGGATTATACGGCTGTCGCCGACAGCGCCGACAGCAAGGAAGAGCTGGTGGACGACGACGAGGCGGACGACACGACGATTCCGCCCCCTCCCACCAACCTCTCCTGA
- a CDS encoding radical SAM protein: MRTHLIHLINPKTDSLTTRPLYLRRALYSPLAGLLAVAASISRDQYEVVLTDENIEPIDFNLKADMVGISAMTSYVNRGYEIADEFRSRGVPVVMGGVHPSFMPAEALRHCDAVVVGEVEPVMNRLLDDLRNRSMHGIYKSESLHSMVNMPMPRYDLLKRNRYLNCTFIQTSRGCHQGCTFCAEPLMNGLRFRYRPVSEVINEIENCGSRTISINDADFFGTSEHPKALMRALKGRGIKWQAGVTSKLAGDDGMLELAAESGCTMLSIGFESISRATLKSVHKHVNRPETFAALLEKVHSYGIMVFGLFMFGFDGDDPLVFDETVKFNIAAQYDAAAYSALTPYPGTLTWYEMKKANRIISFDWSIYDQGHVVYRPAQMSTDDLRIGLRNAYRGFYSTSSIAGRFPWRGKRHRTQWLIYNSFMRKGSEVLDTYTTPSPTLEPDVAPMPPILPAKREWRAAVLDQQTKENCAR, from the coding sequence GTGCGAACCCATCTCATTCATCTCATCAACCCGAAAACGGATTCGCTTACGACCCGGCCCCTGTATCTGCGGCGGGCACTATACTCGCCGCTTGCAGGCCTGCTGGCGGTCGCCGCATCCATTTCGCGCGACCAGTATGAAGTGGTTCTCACAGACGAGAACATCGAGCCGATCGACTTCAACTTGAAAGCGGATATGGTTGGAATTTCCGCGATGACGAGTTACGTCAATCGGGGCTATGAAATCGCGGACGAGTTTCGCTCAAGAGGCGTTCCCGTCGTGATGGGCGGCGTGCATCCGAGCTTCATGCCCGCAGAAGCGTTGAGGCATTGCGACGCGGTCGTCGTCGGCGAGGTCGAGCCCGTGATGAATAGACTGCTCGACGATCTGAGGAACAGATCGATGCACGGAATTTACAAATCTGAGTCCTTGCATTCGATGGTGAATATGCCGATGCCGCGCTACGACCTTTTGAAAAGGAATCGCTATCTGAATTGCACGTTTATCCAGACGTCGCGCGGCTGTCATCAGGGTTGTACATTCTGCGCCGAGCCATTGATGAACGGACTCAGGTTTCGATACAGACCGGTTAGCGAGGTGATCAACGAAATCGAGAACTGTGGTTCACGCACCATCTCGATCAACGACGCCGATTTTTTCGGAACTTCAGAACACCCAAAAGCGCTGATGCGCGCATTGAAAGGACGCGGTATCAAATGGCAGGCCGGCGTCACTTCCAAGCTCGCAGGAGACGACGGGATGCTCGAACTGGCTGCCGAAAGCGGCTGCACGATGCTCAGCATAGGCTTCGAGTCAATCTCTCGCGCCACGCTCAAAAGCGTACATAAACACGTCAATCGGCCGGAGACTTTCGCCGCACTCCTGGAGAAGGTGCATTCCTACGGAATAATGGTGTTCGGTCTGTTTATGTTTGGTTTCGACGGCGACGATCCATTGGTGTTCGACGAAACCGTAAAATTCAACATCGCCGCCCAATACGATGCTGCTGCCTACTCCGCGCTCACGCCATATCCAGGGACGCTCACATGGTATGAAATGAAAAAGGCAAATCGCATCATTTCCTTCGACTGGTCGATTTACGATCAGGGCCACGTCGTTTATCGCCCGGCGCAAATGTCCACGGACGACCTGCGAATCGGTCTGCGCAACGCGTACCGCGGTTTTTATTCGACATCTTCAATCGCCGGCCGGTTTCCCTGGCGTGGCAAGAGACATCGCACGCAATGGCTCATCTACAATTCATTTATGCGTAAAGGTTCAGAGGTTCTGGATACTTACACGACCCCTTCTCCGACGCTTGAACCGGATGTTGCTCCGATGCCCCCAATCCTGCCCGCCAAACGTGAATGGCGTGCGGCCGTGCTCGACCAGCAGACCAAGGAAAACTGCGCTCGATAG
- a CDS encoding cobalamin-independent methionine synthase II family protein, with product MHRSEGRFLTTHVGSLPRSPRLLAMLLAKEQGANVDEAAFRHQIEQDLKAAVDHQYRAGIDIAGDGELPRIGFSFYVKDRMSGFGGVANRGTVTDFAKFPDFAALKLASDNKLAKSATVYQAPECIARIEYDPRQAAARQELDAFAQALATSGAAQFRETFVTAATPGIISTTLLRSRERPSYASDRDYLFALADELRKEYELIVSRGHVLQLDAPDLALERQIMFVDQPLEAFLDRVELHIEALNRALNNIPPDRVRLHVCWGNWDGPHIDDVELEPLLPLLYQARVGALSLAGANPHHQHDYKLFRRIPPPREMILIPGVIDVTNNYLEHPEVVADRIERVAEALGDRSRVIASTDCGFSTFAGYVMVGEDVAWEKLRIMSEGARLASKRLW from the coding sequence ATGCACCGCAGCGAAGGGCGCTTCTTGACCACACATGTGGGCAGCCTGCCGCGCAGCCCACGACTGTTGGCGATGTTGCTGGCGAAGGAACAAGGTGCGAACGTCGACGAGGCTGCCTTCAGACATCAGATCGAGCAGGACCTCAAAGCGGCGGTCGACCACCAATACAGGGCTGGCATCGATATCGCCGGCGACGGTGAGCTTCCGCGGATCGGATTTTCCTTCTATGTCAAAGACCGCATGAGCGGCTTCGGCGGCGTGGCAAACCGCGGCACCGTGACCGATTTCGCGAAGTTTCCGGATTTTGCCGCGCTCAAGCTGGCCTCCGACAACAAGCTCGCCAAAAGCGCGACGGTTTATCAGGCACCGGAGTGCATTGCTCGAATCGAATACGATCCGCGCCAAGCCGCAGCGCGTCAGGAGTTGGATGCCTTCGCGCAAGCCTTAGCAACTTCCGGCGCCGCACAATTCCGCGAGACCTTCGTCACCGCCGCAACTCCTGGCATCATCTCGACCACTCTACTACGTTCGCGGGAAAGACCGTCCTACGCCAGCGACCGTGATTATTTGTTCGCGCTCGCCGATGAATTGCGCAAGGAGTACGAGTTAATCGTCAGCCGTGGGCACGTGCTTCAACTCGACGCGCCAGACTTGGCGCTGGAAAGGCAGATCATGTTCGTCGATCAGCCGCTTGAGGCCTTTCTCGATCGAGTCGAGCTTCACATCGAAGCGCTCAACCGGGCTTTGAACAACATTCCGCCCGATCGAGTCCGGCTTCATGTGTGTTGGGGGAACTGGGACGGTCCGCATATAGACGATGTTGAGTTGGAACCGCTCCTGCCGCTGCTTTATCAAGCCCGAGTGGGCGCGCTGAGCCTGGCAGGAGCCAATCCGCACCATCAGCACGACTATAAACTATTCCGTCGAATACCACCGCCGCGGGAGATGATACTCATTCCCGGAGTGATCGATGTAACAAACAACTATCTGGAGCATCCCGAAGTGGTCGCGGATCGAATCGAACGCGTCGCGGAAGCGTTGGGCGACCGCTCCCGCGTGATCGCGAGTACCGATTGCGGCTTCAGCACCTTTGCTGGCTACGTGATGGTGGGCGAAGATGTGGCTTGGGAAAAGCTGAGGATTATGAGCGAAGGTGCTCGTCTGGCATCCAAAAGGCTTTGGTAG